A stretch of the Methanobrevibacter arboriphilus JCM 13429 = DSM 1125 genome encodes the following:
- a CDS encoding HAD-IC family P-type ATPase, which yields MLFSTILGFWQEKSAGDAVNELLNLIKVKTTVLRDGKKEEIFVEEVVMGDIVFLSAGDIIPADGLIIEEDELFVDEATFTGETFPVEKKICVLDKDTPLNKRINSVFMGSHVVSGTGTVLIISTGKNTELGYISEKLSSKTPLTDFEIGIKRFGALLMEITLIMVIFLFAVNVLLNKPFFDSLLFTLALAVGLTPQLLPAIISVNLAKGAKQMAKKKVIVKRLNSIENFGNMTVMCSDKTGTLTEGKVEVDNTLDYLGNNSEMVLKLAKINATLQQGFKNLIDNAISSIELKNFEEYVRVDEIPYDFIRKRLSLLVRLKSEKNINNIINTNTNDFNNNLSNNLNNKFSNSLNSTDNIDNKNIFEKSNILITKGAVIEILSICSHAVDNEGKVVDISTVIDQINALYNKLSSEGFRTLAVAYRDFGSTSVINRNDESQMIFTGFISLFDPPKDGIKDNISDLNNLEVEIKVITGDNALIAKNMAKKVGMNNNEVLTGSDIQNMSDAAFVHNVSKYSVFAEIEPNQKERIILALKSIGKVVGYMGDGINDVSAIHSADVGLSVNTAVDVAKEAADMVLLDKDLEVLIEGIKEGRRTFANTQKYIFMATSANFGNMFSMAGASIFLPFLPLLPKQVLLTNLMTNIPSMALPSDNVDDEWIKHPRGWDLSFIKKFMIVFGILSSVFDYITFGVLIFLFKASEVEFQTGWFIESVVSATLIVLVIRTRKSFTKSKPSKYLAFFSISIALFVMILPYIPFASILGLNLCL from the coding sequence ATATTATTTTCAACAATCTTGGGGTTTTGGCAGGAAAAATCTGCAGGTGATGCTGTAAATGAACTTTTAAATCTTATTAAAGTTAAAACTACTGTTCTTAGAGATGGAAAAAAAGAAGAAATATTTGTTGAAGAAGTTGTAATGGGAGATATTGTTTTTTTAAGTGCAGGGGATATTATTCCTGCTGATGGCCTTATTATTGAAGAAGATGAGCTTTTTGTTGATGAAGCTACATTCACTGGTGAAACTTTTCCTGTTGAGAAAAAAATATGTGTTTTAGATAAGGATACTCCTTTAAATAAAAGGATTAATTCTGTTTTCATGGGTTCTCATGTTGTTAGTGGGACTGGGACAGTTTTGATTATTTCTACAGGAAAAAATACTGAATTAGGATATATAAGTGAAAAATTAAGCTCTAAAACTCCATTAACAGATTTTGAAATTGGAATTAAGCGATTTGGTGCTCTTCTAATGGAAATTACTTTAATCATGGTGATTTTCCTTTTTGCAGTTAATGTTCTTTTAAACAAACCTTTTTTTGATTCTTTACTTTTTACATTGGCTTTAGCTGTAGGATTGACTCCTCAATTATTACCAGCTATAATAAGTGTTAATTTAGCTAAAGGTGCAAAACAAATGGCTAAAAAGAAGGTTATTGTTAAACGTCTTAATTCTATTGAAAATTTTGGTAATATGACTGTTATGTGTTCAGATAAGACTGGAACTTTAACTGAAGGCAAAGTTGAAGTAGACAATACTTTAGATTATTTAGGTAATAACAGTGAAATGGTTCTTAAATTAGCTAAAATAAATGCAACTTTACAACAAGGATTTAAAAATCTTATTGATAATGCTATTTCAAGTATTGAATTAAAAAACTTTGAAGAATATGTTAGGGTTGATGAAATTCCTTATGACTTCATTAGAAAAAGACTTAGCTTGTTAGTAAGACTTAAATCTGAAAAAAACATAAATAATATCATTAATACTAATACTAATGATTTTAATAATAATCTTAGTAATAACCTGAATAATAAATTTAGTAATAGTCTTAATAGTACTGATAATATTGATAATAAAAATATTTTTGAAAAATCTAATATTTTAATTACTAAAGGGGCTGTTATTGAAATATTAAGTATTTGTAGTCATGCAGTTGATAATGAAGGGAAAGTTGTTGATATTTCTACTGTAATTGATCAAATAAATGCTCTTTATAATAAATTAAGTTCTGAAGGTTTTAGAACACTAGCAGTAGCCTATAGAGATTTTGGAAGTACATCGGTTATTAATCGTAATGATGAATCTCAAATGATTTTCACTGGATTTATTTCTCTTTTTGACCCTCCAAAAGATGGAATAAAAGATAATATATCTGATTTAAATAATCTTGAGGTCGAAATTAAGGTAATAACTGGTGATAATGCTTTAATAGCTAAAAATATGGCTAAAAAGGTCGGTATGAATAACAATGAGGTTCTTACTGGTAGTGATATTCAAAATATGAGTGATGCTGCTTTTGTTCATAATGTTTCTAAATATAGTGTATTTGCCGAAATTGAACCAAATCAAAAAGAAAGAATAATACTAGCTTTAAAAAGCATAGGAAAAGTAGTTGGATATATGGGTGATGGTATTAATGATGTTTCAGCTATTCATAGTGCAGATGTAGGTTTATCTGTTAATACTGCTGTTGATGTAGCTAAAGAAGCAGCTGATATGGTTTTATTAGATAAAGATTTAGAAGTTCTTATTGAAGGTATAAAAGAAGGTAGACGAACTTTTGCAAACACTCAAAAATATATATTCATGGCTACAAGTGCCAATTTTGGGAATATGTTTAGTATGGCAGGAGCTTCAATTTTTTTGCCATTTCTGCCATTATTGCCAAAACAAGTTCTTCTTACTAATTTAATGACAAATATTCCATCTATGGCCCTTCCTTCAGATAATGTTGATGATGAGTGGATAAAACATCCAAGAGGTTGGGATTTAAGTTTTATAAAAAAATTCATGATAGTCTTCGGGATTTTAAGTTCTGTCTTTGATTATATAACTTTTGGGGTTTTAATATTTCTATTTAAAGCAAGTGAAGTTGAATTTCAAACTGGTTGGTTTATTGAATCTGTTGTTTCAGCTACTTTAATTGTTTTAGTTATTAGAACAAGAAAATCTTTTACTAAGAGTAAACCAAGTAAATATTTAGCATTTTTTTCAATATCAATAGCTTTATTTGTAATGATATTACCTTATATTCCATTTGCGTCAATATTAGGATTAAACCTGTGCCTCTAA
- a CDS encoding transposase produces ELRKSLGFNQVPESNQIYEFLARFNQNQILEFVIKTLNKEFKPIKRGKRTVLIDGTDIQVDMNWNKQNYTKKFLEKKGLYWAKSASKGFYIGFKLTLALDYHTGQPLTMLIHKGSKHDSELFPEIMEKLRKRRIIRNKDIIIADKGYISFNNYREGILKYKIVPLIFPKENMKINKILSQFNYPLEYFKVKNKKEDIYKELVSKFKKLITKWKKFKKIRGKIEDFFKLTKKGLKNNKFHKYTKESIAKTSYLLVLLTGLIIKQGYNESESMQKLSET; encoded by the coding sequence GAGTTGAGAAAGTCTTTAGGATTTAATCAAGTTCCAGAATCAAATCAAATATATGAATTTTTGGCAAGATTTAATCAAAATCAAATACTTGAATTCGTGATTAAAACATTAAATAAGGAATTTAAACCAATTAAAAGAGGAAAACGCACAGTTTTAATTGATGGAACCGATATACAGGTTGATATGAACTGGAACAAGCAAAATTACACTAAAAAATTTCTCGAGAAAAAAGGGCTTTATTGGGCCAAATCAGCTTCAAAAGGGTTTTATATAGGATTTAAATTAACTTTAGCACTTGATTATCACACTGGACAACCATTGACCATGTTAATACATAAAGGATCTAAGCATGACTCTGAATTATTCCCTGAAATAATGGAAAAACTAAGAAAAAGAAGAATAATAAGAAACAAAGACATTATAATAGCAGATAAAGGATATATAAGTTTTAATAATTATCGTGAGGGAATTTTAAAGTATAAAATAGTTCCATTAATATTTCCAAAAGAAAACATGAAAATAAACAAAATTTTAAGCCAATTCAATTATCCTTTAGAATATTTCAAAGTTAAAAACAAAAAAGAAGACATTTACAAAGAATTAGTTTCTAAATTCAAAAAACTAATCACCAAATGGAAGAAATTTAAAAAAATAAGAGGAAAAATCGAAGATTTCTTCAAATTAACCAAAAAAGGACTGAAAAATAACAAATTCCACAAATATACAAAAGAATCCATAGCAAAAACAAGTTATCTGCTTGTACTTTTAACAGGACTCATCATAAAACAAGGATACAACGAATCAGAGAGCATGCAAAAGCTCTCAGAAACCTAA